In Hydrogenovibrio thermophilus, the following are encoded in one genomic region:
- a CDS encoding AsmA family protein has translation MESKKDPLPHATPEDAASIEEALNPEKRVYSDDHVCPIKEARMAKKRRPPAHPAVKWTSRLVMGLAVIPIIVVLAFIGAITFMDFNQYKTTIESEFQARTGYPLNIEGELDVSVWPFALEASQVAMQDKTDPERPDLAKIDSIQVEFSLWDLFVNRKLDILGVELEGAHLYLETDKNGRSNWHGMPMLSHFLPEPKATFRTVAYQPVVNSAESRQGNPPSFHWRLNSFVSQNAVLEWRNEENGHTFLLDDFDLMAFDIAPDEPFKLLTNFAYQTNVVKSRFHVNLSTELTVNEALKQWQLADWNGNIRMILPKETKVPEVRVETTGKAFKLDMEQKTFHVEQVKLSSLKTQIETSLQGQYGAHPQTEGEVKAEHIRLRKWFRHSGIEYPHFVNRKVLRDVSAAFRWKQTARQLNIDDLEMLVDGAKIAGHIQRQKQAGRPDQYRFDIAVSELDMDQYEAYVNPPPKKRRSAETAAQPKPTAPVQTASGKKPETYLPIALPVNTLKELDAEGRLTIGQLKAWQMVFTHFDLTLAAKDGQLNLAPLNADLYQGKLRSELAVDVTGKTPAYDWKGTMNAIQLKPFLADGWQYHQLDGAYSGGFDLQTRGVNSYLLRQNMNGRITAKVSDGAFVGMDLNKLLAGQKTQPQDATQFSQLSLTGNIQKGILKTKDFKVKSRRFSATGLGSLELTSTLLDSTLYTVYQNPPKSLRSLKGMKVPVYLKGPLDQLKWSVDMKALLNNPDNQQKLLQGLQQLFQS, from the coding sequence ATGGAATCCAAAAAAGACCCATTACCGCATGCCACTCCGGAAGATGCCGCCAGCATTGAGGAGGCCTTGAATCCGGAAAAACGGGTGTATTCCGACGACCATGTGTGTCCGATCAAAGAGGCGCGTATGGCGAAAAAACGCCGTCCACCCGCGCATCCGGCCGTGAAATGGACCAGTCGTTTGGTAATGGGCTTGGCGGTGATTCCCATCATTGTAGTGTTGGCCTTCATCGGTGCCATCACCTTTATGGATTTCAACCAGTACAAAACCACCATCGAAAGTGAATTTCAGGCTCGCACCGGTTATCCGTTAAACATCGAAGGCGAGCTGGATGTCTCGGTCTGGCCGTTTGCGTTGGAAGCCAGTCAGGTGGCGATGCAGGACAAAACCGATCCAGAGCGCCCAGACCTGGCGAAAATCGACAGTATTCAGGTGGAGTTCTCCCTGTGGGATTTGTTTGTGAATCGCAAGCTGGACATTCTTGGCGTGGAACTGGAAGGCGCGCATCTGTACCTCGAAACCGACAAGAACGGGCGCAGCAACTGGCACGGCATGCCGATGCTGTCGCATTTTCTGCCGGAACCGAAAGCGACTTTTCGAACCGTCGCTTATCAACCGGTGGTGAACAGTGCGGAAAGCCGCCAGGGCAATCCGCCGAGTTTCCACTGGCGTTTGAACAGTTTCGTGTCGCAAAACGCCGTGCTGGAATGGCGTAATGAAGAAAACGGTCATACCTTCCTGCTGGACGATTTCGACCTGATGGCGTTCGATATCGCGCCGGACGAACCGTTCAAATTACTGACCAATTTCGCCTATCAAACTAATGTGGTCAAAAGCCGTTTCCACGTCAATCTATCGACCGAATTGACGGTGAATGAAGCCTTGAAACAATGGCAATTGGCCGATTGGAACGGCAATATCCGTATGATTCTGCCGAAGGAAACAAAAGTGCCGGAAGTGCGGGTGGAAACCACTGGCAAAGCGTTTAAGCTCGATATGGAGCAGAAGACGTTCCACGTGGAGCAGGTCAAGTTGAGTTCGTTGAAAACCCAAATCGAAACCTCTCTACAGGGCCAGTATGGTGCGCATCCGCAAACCGAAGGCGAAGTGAAGGCCGAGCACATTCGTTTGCGCAAATGGTTCCGCCACTCCGGCATCGAGTACCCGCATTTCGTCAATCGTAAGGTATTGAGGGATGTGTCGGCGGCGTTCCGTTGGAAACAGACGGCACGTCAGTTGAATATCGACGATTTGGAAATGCTGGTGGACGGCGCCAAAATCGCCGGCCATATTCAACGCCAAAAACAGGCGGGCCGACCGGATCAATACCGTTTCGACATTGCGGTATCCGAATTGGACATGGATCAATACGAAGCCTATGTGAATCCGCCACCGAAAAAACGGCGCTCTGCGGAAACGGCGGCTCAGCCCAAGCCAACGGCACCGGTTCAAACCGCCTCGGGTAAAAAGCCGGAAACCTATCTGCCGATTGCCTTGCCGGTCAATACCTTGAAAGAGCTGGATGCCGAAGGGCGCTTGACCATCGGGCAGTTGAAAGCTTGGCAGATGGTGTTCACCCACTTCGATTTGACCCTGGCGGCGAAGGACGGCCAGTTGAATCTGGCGCCGTTAAACGCCGATTTGTACCAAGGCAAGCTGCGTTCCGAGCTGGCTGTGGACGTCACCGGCAAAACTCCGGCATATGACTGGAAGGGCACGATGAACGCGATTCAGCTGAAACCGTTCCTGGCCGACGGTTGGCAGTATCACCAGTTGGACGGCGCTTACAGTGGTGGTTTTGATTTGCAGACGCGTGGCGTCAACAGTTACTTGCTGCGCCAGAATATGAACGGGCGCATCACGGCTAAGGTGAGCGACGGCGCCTTTGTGGGCATGGATTTGAACAAGTTATTGGCCGGGCAGAAAACCCAGCCGCAGGACGCCACGCAGTTCAGTCAATTGAGTCTGACGGGAAATATTCAGAAAGGCATTCTGAAAACCAAGGACTTCAAGGTGAAAAGCCGGCGTTTTTCCGCCACGGGACTGGGGTCATTGGAATTGACCTCGACTTTGCTCGACAGCACTTTGTACACGGTGTATCAGAACCCGCCGAAGTCGTTACGGTCCTTGAAGGGCATGAAAGTGCCGGTCTATTTGAAAGGGCCGCTGGATCAATTGAAATGGTCGGTGGACATGAAGGCTTTATTGAACAATCCGGATAACCAGCAGAAGCTGCTGCAAGGTTTGCAGCAGTTGTTTCAATCCTGA
- the trmB gene encoding tRNA (guanosine(46)-N7)-methyltransferase TrmB: MTEKTTETAQTQPSSEIPADIPAEKRRIKSFVLRQGRLSKAQQNALDAMWPSYGLELEDKLLDLTELFGRDAPTIVEIGFGMGTSLAAMAEAHPENNYIGIEVHRPGVGALLKLVQEKGLTNVRVFNDDAIEVLNKQIPKDSLSAVYLFFPDPWHKKKHKKRRILQAEFAHTIAQHLKPGGHFHMATDWEDYAEQMMDVMSAAPDYSNTAGEGQFTPRPDYRPLTKFEQRGHKLGHGVWDLIFERKA, translated from the coding sequence ATGACCGAAAAAACAACCGAAACCGCCCAAACCCAACCGTCCTCGGAAATACCGGCGGACATCCCAGCCGAAAAACGTCGTATCAAAAGCTTTGTTCTGCGCCAAGGACGCCTTTCCAAGGCACAACAAAACGCGCTGGACGCCATGTGGCCAAGCTATGGACTGGAACTGGAAGATAAACTCTTGGACCTCACCGAGCTGTTCGGCCGCGATGCGCCGACCATTGTCGAAATCGGTTTCGGCATGGGCACCAGTCTGGCAGCCATGGCGGAAGCACATCCGGAAAACAATTACATCGGTATCGAAGTGCATCGCCCCGGCGTCGGCGCCTTGTTGAAACTGGTTCAGGAAAAGGGCCTCACCAATGTGCGTGTTTTCAACGACGATGCCATCGAAGTATTGAATAAACAGATTCCCAAAGACAGCCTGTCGGCGGTGTATCTGTTCTTCCCCGACCCTTGGCACAAGAAAAAGCACAAAAAACGCCGTATTCTGCAGGCGGAATTCGCGCACACCATTGCCCAACACCTCAAACCCGGTGGCCACTTCCACATGGCGACCGACTGGGAGGATTATGCCGAGCAAATGATGGACGTGATGAGTGCGGCGCCGGATTACAGCAACACCGCCGGTGAAGGCCAGTTTACACCGCGTCCGGATTATCGTCCTTTGACCAAATTCGAGCAACGCGGTCATAAACTCGGTCACGGCGTATGGGATTTGATTTTCGAGCGCAAGGCTTAA